A genomic stretch from Algoriphagus halophilus includes:
- a CDS encoding phosphoribosylaminoimidazolesuccinocarboxamide synthase: MSNAIKETQFKFPGQIGFYKGKVRDVYIFEKELVVVASDRISAFDVVLPKPIPFKGQVLNQIAAKFLEATSDIVPNWVTATPDPNVTIGKKCEPFKVEMVIRGYMAGHAAREYKAGKRTLCGVELPEHMRENDPFPEPIITPTTKASEGHDEDISKEAILEQGIVSPEDYAVLEKYTRALFKRGQEMANAMGLILVDTKYEFGKFGDEILLIDEIHTPDSSRYFYAEGYEENQEKGLPQKQLSKEFVRQWLISNGFQGKEGQTVPEMTDEIVDSISDRYIELFEKITGESFQKAETSQISDRIEKAILAHLG, translated from the coding sequence ATGAGCAACGCTATCAAAGAAACTCAATTTAAATTTCCCGGACAGATCGGATTTTACAAGGGTAAAGTACGTGATGTATATATTTTTGAAAAAGAACTTGTAGTCGTAGCATCCGATAGAATTTCGGCTTTCGACGTAGTGTTGCCTAAACCCATCCCTTTCAAAGGTCAGGTATTAAACCAAATTGCTGCAAAATTTCTAGAAGCTACCTCTGATATCGTTCCTAATTGGGTAACTGCTACCCCGGATCCAAATGTGACGATTGGTAAAAAATGTGAGCCATTCAAGGTAGAGATGGTAATAAGAGGATATATGGCGGGACATGCAGCTAGGGAATACAAAGCTGGAAAAAGAACACTTTGTGGAGTAGAGCTACCAGAACACATGCGTGAAAACGACCCTTTTCCGGAACCCATTATTACTCCGACTACCAAAGCTTCTGAAGGTCATGACGAGGATATTTCTAAAGAGGCTATTTTGGAACAAGGAATCGTGAGTCCAGAGGATTATGCTGTACTTGAAAAATATACGCGCGCACTTTTCAAAAGAGGTCAAGAAATGGCCAATGCCATGGGATTGATTTTGGTGGACACCAAGTATGAATTTGGAAAGTTTGGAGACGAAATTTTACTGATTGATGAAATTCATACCCCCGATTCTTCCAGGTATTTCTACGCAGAAGGCTATGAAGAGAATCAGGAAAAAGGACTTCCCCAGAAACAATTGTCCAAAGAATTTGTGAGACAATGGTTGATTTCTAATGGTTTTCAAGGCAAAGAAGGACAAACTGTTCCCGAAATGACAGATGAAATTGTAGATAGCATCTCTGATCGCTATATTGAGCTGTTTGAAAAAATCACTGGCGAATCGTTCCAAAAAGCTGAAACCAGTCAAATTTCCGATAGAATAGAAAAAGCAATACTTGCCCATTTGGGTTAA
- a CDS encoding toxin-antitoxin system YwqK family antitoxin: MGKKFPVIFFFLSLLINSSVFGQDTVRTYYGGDFPTLKEVYIKVNGVAQGIVKRFDEERNLILIGHLKDDKKEGLFYDLDPRTGDTTRITQFVDDERSGPSKSFYPNGQIRQELTFEGNQIEGLVTSYFENGQVQDKTVFMNNKPNGLSEKYYESGVLASRIYYQDGTLDGTYEEFYEDGTPQITAYYIEGDLDGRETVYFPNGEIEAIRDYKRGELHGSYDLNYETGEPLRRSTYKKGLAEGELVIYYQSGEIKEKGTFKKGVALEPYKEYYASGKLKAQKNFDSQGNITKEVTYHENGQVNFELNYLNGNLEGEVKIFREDGSLEEIRRYQKGLLSGKQEFFDENGNLIRTEVHENRSQRS, from the coding sequence ATGGGAAAGAAATTTCCAGTCATCTTCTTCTTTTTATCATTACTTATCAATAGTTCCGTTTTTGGACAAGACACAGTAAGGACTTATTACGGTGGGGACTTCCCTACTCTTAAAGAAGTCTATATTAAAGTCAATGGAGTAGCTCAAGGCATCGTCAAACGATTCGATGAAGAGCGCAACCTGATTTTAATAGGACATCTAAAGGATGATAAAAAAGAGGGACTTTTTTACGATTTGGACCCAAGAACAGGTGACACTACCAGAATCACTCAATTCGTAGACGATGAGCGATCAGGCCCTAGCAAAAGCTTTTATCCAAATGGACAAATCCGTCAGGAATTGACTTTTGAAGGGAATCAAATTGAAGGTTTAGTGACTTCCTATTTTGAAAATGGTCAAGTCCAGGACAAAACGGTATTCATGAACAATAAACCCAATGGTTTAAGTGAAAAATACTATGAATCTGGGGTTTTAGCCTCAAGAATATATTACCAGGACGGAACACTCGATGGTACCTACGAGGAGTTTTACGAGGATGGAACACCTCAGATTACTGCCTATTATATTGAAGGAGATTTGGATGGCCGTGAAACCGTCTATTTTCCAAATGGGGAGATTGAAGCCATCCGAGATTATAAAAGAGGAGAGCTCCATGGTTCCTATGATCTCAACTATGAAACCGGAGAGCCTTTGCGAAGAAGCACCTATAAAAAAGGACTTGCAGAAGGCGAGCTTGTCATTTATTATCAATCAGGTGAAATCAAGGAAAAAGGAACTTTCAAAAAAGGCGTCGCTTTAGAACCTTATAAAGAATACTATGCATCTGGGAAACTCAAAGCACAAAAGAATTTTGATTCGCAGGGCAATATCACCAAAGAGGTCACCTATCATGAAAATGGACAGGTAAACTTTGAGCTGAACTACCTCAATGGAAATCTAGAAGGTGAAGTAAAAATATTTAGAGAGGATGGCTCACTCGAAGAAATCCGGCGATATCAAAAGGGATTACTTTCAGGCAAGCAGGAGTTTTTTGATGAAAATGGAAATTTAATCCGGACTGAGGTTCATGAAAATAGAAGCCAAAGATCATAA
- a CDS encoding acetyl-CoA C-acyltransferase: MFKEVFIVAAVRTPLGSFGGKLAGLTAIELGSTAIKGALAKSGVSSEEVNEVFMGNVISANLGQAPARQAAIGAGIGYDVPCTTVNKVCASGMKAVMFGAQSIMLGINEVVVAGGMESMSNVPFYVPKARFGYKYGNAEFVDGLVKDGLFEVYHKFPMGNCADNTAREMNISREEQDAYAIQSYQRSADAWAKGYFKEEVVPVEMKGRKGETILIDEDEEYKNVMFDKIPSLRPVFDKEGTVTAANASTMNDGASALILVSKEKLEALGLTPIAKIRGFADAAKDPLWFTTAPALAIPKALKHAGVSAEEVDYYEINEAFSAVALANQKELNLNNDRLNVFGGAVSLGHPLGASGARIISTLNSVLHQKAGKIGVAGICNGGGGASAIVIEKL; encoded by the coding sequence ATGTTTAAAGAAGTATTTATAGTTGCCGCAGTTCGAACTCCTTTGGGAAGTTTTGGTGGCAAATTAGCAGGTTTAACCGCAATCGAATTAGGAAGTACAGCTATCAAAGGCGCTTTGGCCAAATCAGGGGTAAGCTCCGAGGAGGTAAATGAGGTGTTTATGGGAAATGTGATTTCTGCTAATTTAGGACAGGCTCCTGCTCGACAAGCAGCTATTGGGGCTGGAATTGGGTATGATGTTCCTTGCACCACGGTCAACAAGGTCTGCGCTTCAGGAATGAAAGCGGTCATGTTTGGAGCACAATCCATTATGCTTGGAATCAATGAGGTAGTAGTAGCTGGAGGAATGGAAAGCATGTCTAATGTTCCTTTTTATGTTCCGAAAGCTCGATTTGGATACAAATATGGAAATGCCGAATTCGTAGATGGCCTGGTTAAAGACGGACTTTTCGAGGTTTACCATAAGTTCCCAATGGGAAATTGTGCTGATAATACAGCACGTGAAATGAATATCAGTAGAGAGGAACAAGATGCCTATGCAATTCAATCTTATCAACGATCTGCAGATGCTTGGGCGAAAGGTTACTTCAAAGAAGAGGTGGTTCCTGTAGAAATGAAAGGTCGCAAGGGTGAGACAATCCTCATAGACGAAGACGAGGAATATAAGAATGTCATGTTTGACAAAATCCCTTCTCTGCGCCCAGTATTTGATAAAGAAGGTACCGTCACAGCAGCAAATGCCAGTACTATGAATGACGGAGCTTCCGCATTGATTTTGGTAAGTAAAGAAAAATTAGAAGCGCTTGGCCTTACTCCTATTGCTAAGATCCGAGGTTTTGCAGATGCTGCCAAGGACCCACTTTGGTTTACCACAGCACCAGCCTTGGCTATACCAAAAGCGCTCAAACATGCAGGTGTCTCGGCAGAGGAAGTAGATTATTATGAAATTAATGAAGCCTTCTCAGCAGTGGCATTAGCGAATCAAAAAGAATTAAACCTGAACAATGATCGCCTGAATGTTTTTGGGGGCGCAGTCTCATTAGGTCATCCGCTGGGTGCTTCTGGTGCTAGAATTATTTCTACCTTAAATTCTGTATTACATCAAAAAGCTGGGAAAATCGGAGTGGCAGGAATATGCAACGGAGGCGGAGGAGCATCAGCAATCGTTATTGAAAAACTCTAA
- a CDS encoding VWA domain-containing protein produces the protein MIWAYPDVKLTLLLAGIFGLLYFVYLTRYWSINKRLEVEKRRLFTKMVLRTTYFVLFLIAFAGPSIGTSTKEIKEEGKDIFIAVDLSQSMNATDIGPSRLQRVKFELKELTKSFPSDRIGLIIFSSEAFLQCPLTFDQSVLQLYIDGLNTGLVPNFGTDLNSPLRIALDRFEKDESQEVKSKSVILISDGENFGDELEGIGGQLNDLGVKVFSLGIGTEAGSTIPRGNGVVIDPQTGEPARSVLERTPLQQIAAETNGQYFEISDQVQEIGELINSLERLEGGVTGSRIVEASANKYFYFLLAALALSLIDMILPIKTIKL, from the coding sequence ATGATTTGGGCATATCCCGACGTAAAACTCACACTCTTATTAGCCGGTATTTTTGGCTTGTTATATTTCGTTTACCTAACTAGGTATTGGTCAATCAATAAGCGGCTAGAAGTAGAAAAAAGAAGACTATTTACCAAAATGGTACTTAGGACTACCTATTTCGTATTATTTCTTATAGCATTTGCGGGTCCCTCCATTGGTACTTCTACCAAAGAGATAAAAGAAGAGGGCAAAGATATATTCATTGCGGTGGACCTTTCCCAATCCATGAATGCCACTGACATAGGACCTAGTAGACTTCAGCGGGTGAAGTTTGAATTAAAAGAACTGACTAAAAGCTTTCCTTCAGACCGAATAGGTTTGATCATATTTAGCTCAGAGGCATTTTTACAATGCCCACTGACCTTTGACCAAAGCGTACTTCAACTTTATATTGATGGATTGAATACCGGATTGGTTCCCAATTTTGGGACCGACTTGAATTCTCCACTTCGAATTGCCTTGGATCGGTTTGAAAAAGATGAAAGTCAAGAAGTGAAATCCAAATCAGTGATCTTGATTTCTGACGGAGAAAACTTTGGTGATGAATTGGAAGGAATAGGCGGTCAACTGAATGACCTAGGAGTTAAAGTATTTTCCTTGGGTATAGGAACGGAAGCAGGAAGCACCATCCCAAGGGGAAATGGCGTGGTGATCGATCCTCAGACCGGAGAACCTGCTAGGTCCGTCCTAGAGAGAACTCCTCTCCAACAAATTGCTGCTGAAACAAACGGTCAGTATTTTGAGATTTCTGATCAAGTCCAAGAGATCGGTGAATTGATCAACAGTTTAGAGAGATTAGAAGGTGGAGTGACGGGCTCCAGAATTGTGGAAGCCTCAGCAAATAAGTATTTCTATTTTCTTCTTGCTGCATTAGCCCTATCTTTAATAGATATGATTTTACCCATTAAAACCATTAAATTATAA
- a CDS encoding TonB-dependent receptor, whose protein sequence is MQLFRKDFIFLFVWILFGISGTLSAQNNSILIGEVLDASNSEPLIGASVYWEEDVSSGVVTDLNGKFRLKSRELPSKLVVSYVGYEQSIRTISKIEEGKDVRFFLKPSELSLDEIIIQERRPDEQVRNLETGKSRIPIETIKNIPALFGEVDLLRSLQLLPGIQTAGEGTTGLFVRGGSADQNLVQVDGAPVYNPSHFFGFFSVFSPDALDQVDLYKGNMPASYGGRLSALVDVSLKEGNNDQIHGQGGIGTISSRLMLDGPLFSENSTFAISGRRTYADLFLKLSNNEDIRNNKLNFHDLSAKFAFRLGDKDKLTFSSYEGSDFLGLDDQFGLGWRNWVSSATWGHTISENSFFDLEAYHSRYNYQVDFEDPDNGFSWRNKLSESGMKGQWSWNKTDRFQSYWGFQSQYYHFAPIGLDPKGGSAIEPITTNPKNGILTSVFAGMTKELSPKLSAELGLRWGFYHQIGKGVDYFYEGGIPDEEVEVDSIGYASFKPMHFYQGLEPRLAFRYLVNDEFSIKAAYNRNFQYVQIATNSSAGLPIDRWILAGKYMAPLRSDQVSIGFYKNFLDNKWEFSVETYAKDIRNVIDLKNGASVLFTDQVETEILTGDGYAYGVEFLVRKNVGKTTGWLSYTYSRTWRKIDGISLGERYNPRYDRPNDVTLVLNHEFSPAWSAGLTFVYTTGQAVSFPIGTYEVDNQVIPLYSEYRNTDRFPDYHRMDASITWKNPDKGRKWKGSWNFSIYNLYGRKNPFAYEFRELFNGQINYDPDVDGPVVSKEQGIVMTYLFTFLPSITYNFQF, encoded by the coding sequence ATGCAGCTTTTCCGTAAGGATTTCATTTTTTTATTTGTCTGGATACTATTTGGGATATCAGGTACACTTTCGGCTCAAAACAATTCTATACTAATCGGAGAAGTCCTGGACGCGAGTAATTCCGAGCCATTAATTGGAGCAAGCGTATATTGGGAAGAGGACGTTTCATCTGGGGTAGTGACTGATTTAAATGGGAAATTCCGACTGAAAAGCCGGGAATTGCCCTCAAAATTAGTGGTATCCTATGTTGGATATGAACAGTCAATCCGAACTATTTCGAAAATTGAAGAAGGTAAAGATGTTCGATTTTTCTTAAAACCTTCAGAGCTTTCTTTGGATGAAATCATCATTCAAGAAAGGAGGCCTGATGAACAGGTCCGGAATTTGGAAACAGGAAAATCAAGGATTCCTATTGAAACCATCAAGAACATCCCTGCATTATTCGGAGAAGTGGATTTGCTTAGGAGTTTGCAACTTCTTCCAGGAATTCAGACTGCTGGTGAAGGAACCACAGGATTATTTGTACGTGGTGGATCTGCAGACCAAAACTTGGTTCAGGTGGATGGTGCCCCTGTTTATAACCCTTCTCACTTTTTTGGTTTCTTTTCAGTCTTTAGTCCGGATGCGTTAGATCAGGTAGATTTATACAAAGGTAATATGCCTGCTAGTTATGGTGGGCGACTTTCCGCTTTGGTGGATGTTTCTTTAAAAGAAGGGAATAATGATCAAATTCATGGTCAGGGAGGAATTGGAACGATTTCTTCTCGATTGATGCTGGATGGTCCACTTTTTTCTGAGAATTCGACTTTTGCAATATCAGGGAGGAGAACCTATGCGGATCTATTTTTGAAACTCTCCAATAACGAGGATATAAGGAACAATAAATTAAACTTTCATGATTTAAGTGCCAAATTCGCATTTCGTTTAGGTGACAAAGATAAATTGACTTTTTCCAGCTATGAAGGAAGTGATTTTTTAGGGTTGGACGACCAGTTCGGGTTAGGCTGGAGAAATTGGGTGAGTTCGGCTACCTGGGGACATACCATTTCTGAGAATTCGTTTTTCGATTTAGAAGCATACCACTCCAGATATAATTATCAAGTAGATTTTGAAGATCCGGATAATGGTTTTAGTTGGAGAAATAAGCTTTCGGAATCTGGGATGAAGGGACAATGGAGTTGGAACAAAACAGACCGATTCCAATCCTATTGGGGATTTCAAAGTCAATATTACCATTTTGCACCCATTGGTTTAGATCCTAAAGGAGGAAGTGCCATCGAACCAATCACCACCAATCCGAAAAACGGAATTCTAACTAGTGTCTTTGCAGGAATGACAAAGGAGTTAAGCCCTAAATTAAGTGCTGAATTGGGATTGAGATGGGGATTTTACCATCAGATAGGAAAGGGGGTAGATTACTTCTATGAAGGTGGAATTCCAGATGAAGAAGTTGAAGTTGACAGTATTGGATATGCTAGTTTTAAACCCATGCATTTCTATCAAGGGCTAGAGCCAAGGTTAGCCTTTAGATATTTGGTAAATGATGAATTTTCAATCAAAGCTGCCTACAACAGAAATTTTCAATACGTACAAATTGCTACCAATAGTTCAGCAGGACTTCCTATTGACCGATGGATCCTTGCAGGGAAATATATGGCTCCATTGCGATCAGATCAGGTATCTATTGGGTTTTACAAAAATTTCTTGGATAATAAATGGGAATTTTCTGTAGAAACCTATGCCAAGGATATCAGAAATGTTATTGACCTAAAAAATGGGGCCTCAGTGCTTTTTACGGATCAGGTTGAGACGGAGATTCTGACAGGAGATGGCTATGCTTATGGAGTAGAATTTTTAGTAAGAAAAAATGTAGGAAAGACCACAGGTTGGCTTTCATATACTTATTCAAGGACCTGGAGGAAGATTGATGGAATAAGTTTAGGGGAGCGATATAACCCACGATATGATAGACCCAATGATGTTACTTTGGTATTGAATCATGAGTTTTCTCCTGCATGGTCAGCAGGCTTGACTTTTGTGTACACTACTGGACAGGCGGTTTCATTTCCTATAGGGACCTATGAGGTAGACAATCAAGTGATACCTCTTTACTCTGAATACAGAAATACAGATCGTTTTCCTGATTATCACCGAATGGATGCCTCTATCACTTGGAAAAACCCGGATAAGGGAAGGAAATGGAAAGGGAGTTGGAATTTTAGTATCTATAATTTGTATGGAAGGAAGAATCCTTTTGCTTATGAATTCAGAGAGCTATTTAATGGTCAAATAAATTATGATCCAGATGTGGACGGCCCCGTGGTGTCCAAAGAGCAAGGGATTGTGATGACTTATTTATTTACTTTTTTACCCTCCATCACCTATAACTTTCAATTTTAA
- a CDS encoding DUF4249 family protein, translating into MKKLGYLLVIMGLFSCQEEVTLPLTTLDEVVPVIEATWTDRPFFNEVKVSLAENYFDTTDITIISEAEVSILVPGTQERIPFRFNNETKSYKPISDNYVAKVGVTYEVQVRWEDELYSARGLMLEAPTLDSLTYSYQEERLFREEGYYIKVYGKIPFEEDNYYRIRVIENDTLRNDRDDYLLFDDTFGLKFFEEGLELNYPFEEGDRVRLELFRMNKDTYDYFTQLVGLLFNDGGLFSPPPQNPETNFKVDSGKGKVLGYFLVSPVLNESIFIKKE; encoded by the coding sequence ATGAAAAAATTAGGCTACTTACTAGTAATAATGGGACTTTTTTCTTGTCAAGAAGAGGTAACACTTCCATTAACTACGTTGGATGAGGTAGTACCTGTGATCGAAGCAACTTGGACCGATAGACCATTTTTTAATGAAGTGAAAGTTTCCTTGGCTGAAAACTATTTTGATACGACAGATATAACCATCATTTCTGAAGCAGAGGTATCCATATTGGTGCCTGGAACCCAAGAGCGGATCCCCTTTCGATTTAATAATGAAACCAAAAGTTATAAACCTATATCAGATAATTATGTAGCAAAAGTTGGGGTGACCTATGAAGTACAAGTGAGATGGGAAGATGAATTGTATTCAGCAAGAGGGTTGATGCTAGAAGCGCCAACTTTAGATAGTTTGACCTATAGCTACCAGGAAGAACGATTGTTTAGAGAGGAGGGATATTACATCAAAGTTTATGGGAAGATCCCTTTTGAAGAAGATAATTATTATAGGATTCGGGTAATTGAAAACGATACCTTAAGAAATGATCGGGATGATTACCTATTGTTTGACGATACGTTTGGATTGAAGTTTTTTGAAGAAGGCTTGGAGTTGAATTATCCTTTCGAAGAAGGGGATAGGGTGAGACTTGAATTGTTCCGTATGAACAAAGATACCTATGATTATTTCACGCAATTGGTAGGGTTGTTATTCAATGACGGGGGATTGTTTAGCCCTCCTCCACAAAACCCTGAAACCAATTTTAAAGTGGATTCGGGCAAAGGAAAAGTCTTGGGTTATTTTCTTGTTTCTCCGGTATTAAACGAATCGATTTTTATAAAAAAGGAATAA
- a CDS encoding DUF6428 family protein — protein sequence MKLSELITELKGLEELRFVLPNGELIPSHFHVTEIGQINKKFIDCGGKIREEKSVSFQLWEDGDFNHRLGAKKLLHIIDLSIQALGLEDHGIEVEYQGDTIGKYGIQVMDGNIYLTSKQTTCLAKETCGAPNSSTELSINEIEAAISCSPEGSCC from the coding sequence ATGAAACTATCAGAGTTAATCACAGAATTGAAAGGATTGGAAGAGTTGAGATTTGTTCTTCCGAATGGTGAGCTGATTCCTTCCCATTTTCACGTCACTGAAATAGGCCAAATCAATAAGAAATTCATTGATTGTGGCGGAAAAATCAGGGAAGAGAAATCAGTATCATTCCAGCTTTGGGAAGATGGGGATTTTAATCATAGATTAGGAGCCAAGAAGCTTTTACATATCATTGACTTGTCCATCCAAGCTTTGGGCTTAGAGGATCATGGAATTGAGGTAGAATACCAAGGAGATACCATCGGTAAATATGGCATTCAAGTCATGGATGGAAACATATATTTGACTAGTAAACAGACTACCTGCCTAGCCAAAGAAACCTGTGGAGCTCCTAATTCAAGTACTGAATTATCAATAAATGAAATAGAGGCAGCAATTTCTTGTTCACCAGAAGGAAGCTGTTGTTAA
- a CDS encoding low molecular weight phosphatase family protein: MELYPKLEQTLTEVQQTPIQESRKLELAPLIQYITQKLNNGDPVNLNFICTHNSRRSQFSQVWAQVASDYYGIDIGSYSGGVEITAFNPRAINSLKEMGFEIQSSPGSNPTYEIKYAKDRAAIIAFSKIFSDEINPKNDFAAVMTCDHADKNCPFIPGAEVRLPLKYEDPKLFDDTELERQMYRERSIQIASELFYVFGMVQKQVSQT, translated from the coding sequence ATGGAGCTTTATCCAAAATTAGAGCAAACCCTTACTGAGGTTCAACAAACTCCTATTCAGGAGAGCCGGAAACTGGAGTTAGCTCCTTTGATCCAATATATCACTCAAAAGCTGAATAATGGCGATCCGGTCAATTTGAACTTTATATGTACTCATAATAGCCGCAGGAGTCAGTTCTCCCAAGTTTGGGCTCAGGTGGCTTCAGATTATTATGGGATTGATATTGGAAGTTATTCAGGGGGTGTAGAAATTACCGCATTTAATCCTAGGGCTATAAACTCTTTAAAAGAAATGGGCTTTGAAATTCAATCAAGCCCTGGATCAAATCCTACTTATGAGATTAAATATGCCAAGGACCGGGCTGCTATCATTGCGTTTTCAAAAATTTTCTCTGATGAAATCAACCCAAAGAATGATTTTGCAGCCGTAATGACCTGTGACCATGCGGATAAAAATTGTCCATTTATACCTGGGGCAGAAGTCAGACTTCCTTTGAAATATGAGGACCCAAAATTATTTGATGACACTGAACTAGAGCGTCAAATGTATAGGGAACGATCCATTCAGATTGCCTCTGAGCTATTTTATGTTTTTGGGATGGTTCAAAAACAAGTAAGCCAAACATGA
- a CDS encoding response regulator — protein sequence MKILVVDDEVDVKTLFEQRFRKEIRSKAVDFVFAFSGKEALQYIDQLNHEAILILSDINMPGMSGLELLKEIKQKELVPKPIVMMISAYGDEQNYNTAKSLGADEFLTKPVDFKLLKEKLQLN from the coding sequence ATGAAAATTCTTGTTGTAGACGATGAAGTAGACGTGAAAACCTTATTTGAACAGCGGTTCAGAAAGGAAATACGTTCTAAAGCAGTAGACTTTGTCTTCGCTTTTTCAGGAAAAGAGGCATTGCAGTACATTGATCAATTGAATCACGAAGCAATCCTAATTCTCTCTGATATCAATATGCCCGGCATGAGCGGCTTGGAGCTTTTGAAAGAGATTAAGCAAAAAGAGCTCGTCCCAAAGCCCATCGTCATGATGATATCAGCTTATGGAGACGAGCAAAATTACAATACCGCCAAAAGTTTGGGGGCTGATGAGTTTTTGACTAAACCCGTAGATTTTAAACTATTGAAAGAAAAACTTCAATTAAACTGA